The following are encoded together in the Coriobacteriia bacterium genome:
- a CDS encoding discoidin domain-containing protein, with translation MAGGATSGGSWDGPGSWDGSGGSWDGPGDDGLVCPTCEKPLRSGAAAPTAPLVEPIPARPPLLWLKVLSAALGAGLLLGGTALAAYRYGISAAGSRPPDPSEASLPTATPSASALATAPASAASTSTTSPLGSYLPTSPLGSLDDSISARLDSLRERMASGLLDGMGTLDGGMPDDLADATGPAPGESGPAAGESDLSARATLGASSVLPPARGFTYVPANLVDGRRDTCWAEGAPGYGVGESVTFDFGGEVTVTRLEVLPGYDKRNEADRWTSNGRLKTAVLRFDDGATQDASFEDARRSQTVSVPSRKTRRLTIVIKDVYPASPGPHAAQDTSIGEIRVFGR, from the coding sequence GTGGCAGGCGGCGCGACCAGCGGCGGGAGCTGGGACGGCCCGGGGAGCTGGGACGGCTCGGGCGGGAGCTGGGACGGCCCGGGCGACGACGGGCTGGTCTGCCCCACATGCGAGAAGCCTCTGCGCAGCGGTGCCGCGGCTCCGACGGCGCCGCTGGTCGAGCCGATCCCGGCCCGCCCGCCCCTGTTGTGGCTGAAGGTGCTCTCGGCGGCGCTGGGCGCGGGGCTCCTGCTGGGCGGGACCGCGCTCGCGGCATACCGGTACGGCATCTCGGCCGCCGGCTCCCGGCCGCCCGATCCCTCCGAGGCTTCGTTGCCGACCGCGACACCGTCCGCCTCGGCTCTCGCGACCGCGCCGGCGTCGGCGGCCTCGACCTCCACGACGTCCCCTCTGGGATCCTACCTGCCGACCTCGCCGCTCGGGTCGCTGGACGACTCGATCAGCGCCCGGCTCGACTCGCTCAGGGAGCGTATGGCCTCGGGTCTCCTCGACGGGATGGGGACGCTCGACGGGGGCATGCCGGACGACCTCGCCGACGCGACCGGCCCGGCGCCGGGCGAGTCCGGCCCGGCGGCGGGCGAGTCCGACCTGTCGGCTCGGGCGACGCTGGGCGCCTCGAGCGTGCTGCCCCCCGCACGCGGGTTCACGTACGTGCCGGCGAACCTGGTGGACGGCCGCCGCGACACCTGCTGGGCGGAGGGCGCCCCGGGCTACGGCGTGGGGGAGAGCGTGACGTTCGACTTCGGCGGCGAGGTGACCGTCACGCGCCTGGAGGTGCTGCCCGGCTACGACAAGCGCAACGAGGCCGACCGGTGGACCTCCAACGGCCGGCTCAAGACGGCCGTGCTGCGCTTCGACGACGGTGCCACCCAGGACGCGAGCTTCGAGGACGCCAGGCGCTCCCAGACGGTCTCCGTGCCCTCGCGCAAGACGCGCCGCCTCACCATCGTCATCAAGGACGTCTACCCCGCCTCGCCGGGCCCGCACGCGGCCCAGGACACCTCGATAGGCGAGATCCGGGTCTTCGGACGATGA
- a CDS encoding SHOCT domain-containing protein, translating to MEMCWGFGLLLVLAAVAVWFAVNPAGTPGLGVGEDRAMRLLRERYARGEIGAEEFDERRRLLER from the coding sequence ATGGAGATGTGCTGGGGCTTCGGTCTGTTACTGGTGCTCGCCGCCGTGGCGGTCTGGTTCGCCGTCAACCCGGCGGGCACGCCCGGTCTCGGCGTCGGCGAGGACCGGGCGATGCGGCTGCTGCGCGAGCGGTACGCGCGTGGCGAGATCGGCGCCGAGGAATTCGACGAGCGCCGACGGCTTCTGGAGAGGTGA
- a CDS encoding SHOCT domain-containing protein codes for MMFFGLLVLAGFVLLFVWLVRSASGGAGGGRGYGRHDPSVDIARERYARGEITSEELERIERDLRR; via the coding sequence ATGATGTTCTTCGGGCTCCTGGTGCTCGCCGGATTCGTGCTCCTGTTCGTGTGGCTCGTCAGGAGCGCCTCGGGCGGAGCGGGGGGCGGCCGCGGCTACGGACGGCACGATCCCTCCGTCGACATCGCGCGCGAGCGCTACGCCCGCGGCGAGATCACCTCCGAGGAGCTCGAGCGCATAGAGCGCGACCTGCGGCGCTGA